A single Megachile rotundata isolate GNS110a chromosome 9, iyMegRotu1, whole genome shotgun sequence DNA region contains:
- the Rab2 gene encoding RAS oncogene family member Rab2 translates to MSYAYLFKYIIIGDTGVGKSCLLLQFTDKRFQPVHDLTIGVEFGARMITIDGKQIKLQIWDTAGQEAFRSITRSYYRGAAGALLVYDITRRETFNHLTTWLEDARQHSNSNMVIMLIGNKSDLDNRREVKREEGETFAREHGLVFMETSAKTAANVEEAFINTAKVIYEKIQEGVFDINNEANGIKIGPQHSPTSPGGLAGTGGQGNTQGGGCC, encoded by the exons ATGTCGTACGCATACCTGTTTAAGTACATCATCATTGGGGATACAG GGGTTGGGAAATCTTGTCTTCTTCTCCAATTTACGGATAAAAGATTCCAGCCTGTTCATGATTTAACTATAGGGGTAGAGTTTGGTGCTCGTATGATTACAATTGATGGAAAACAAATCAAGCTTCaaatttgggatact GCAGGTCAAGAGGCATTCCGTTCTATAACAAGATCATATTATCGTGGAGCAGCAGGAGCTCTATTAGTATATGATATCACACGTAGGGAAACGTTCAATCATTTGACAACTTGGTTAGAAGATGCGAGACAGCATTCAAATTCTAATATGGTGATCATGTTAATTGGTAATAAAAGTGATTTGGATAATAGAAGGGAAGTGAAAAGAGAAGAAGGTGAAACTTTTGCGAGGGAACATGGGCTAGTTTTTATGGAAACCAGTGCAAAAACAGCAGCCAATGTAGAGGAAGCATTTATCAATACAGCAAaagtaatttatgaaaaaattcAAGAAGGTGTATTTGATATAAACAATGAG gCAAATGGTATCAAGATTGGACCACAACATTCACCTACAAGTCCTGGTGGTTTAGCAGGTACTGGTGGTCAAGGAAACACGCAAGGTGGTGGGTGCTGCTAG